A stretch of the Aegilops tauschii subsp. strangulata cultivar AL8/78 chromosome 4, Aet v6.0, whole genome shotgun sequence genome encodes the following:
- the LOC109767255 gene encoding auxin-responsive protein SAUR71, whose translation MRQLIRRLSRVGDDSSPPASPSSKRRGGRAVVPEGHVPVHVGDGSEAERFLVRAELLGRPALAELLGRAAQEYGYDHQGPLRIPCCSPAAFRRALASVAADCC comes from the coding sequence ATGAGGCAGCTGATCCGGCGGCTGTCCCGCGTGGGCGACGactcctcgccgcccgcgtcgccgtcGTCGAAGCGGCGGGGCGGGAGGGCGGTGGTGCCGGAGGGGCACGTGCCGGTGCACGTCGGGGACGGCAGCGAGGCGGAGCGGTTCCTGGTGCGGGCGGAGCTGCTGGGCCGGCCGGCGCTGGCGGAGCTCCTCGGCCGCGCCGCGCAGGAGTACGGGTACGACCACCAGGGCCCGCTCCGCATCCCCTGCTGCTCCCCCGCCGCCTTCCGCCGCGCGCTcgcctccgtcgccgccgacTGCTGCTAA
- the LOC109767254 gene encoding auxin-responsive protein SAUR71, with amino-acid sequence MAWRKKNGGESSSPGASPCRDDEREKVPRGHVPMVTGCGARVVVPVRLLRDPCIAELLDMAAQQYGYGQPGVLRIPCDAGHFRRVVDGALHRAD; translated from the coding sequence ATGGCATGGAGGAAGAAGAACGGCGGCGAGTCGTCTTCGCCCGGCGCCTCACCGTGCCGCGACGACGAGCGGGAGAAGGTCCCCAGAGGGCACGTCCCGATGGTCACCGGCTGCGGCGCGCGCGTGGTGGTGCCGGTGAGGCTGCTCCGGGACCCGTGCAtcgcggagctgcttgacatggCGGCGCAGCAGTACGGGTACGGCCAGCCGGGCGTGCTGCGGATCCCATGCGACGCCGGACACTTCCGCCGGGTCGTCGACGGCGCGCTGCACAGAGCCGACTAG
- the LOC109767253 gene encoding auxin-responsive protein SAUR41-like: protein MCWLVLIISPQRQRQKPPRSPQLQASNVEAIDRSDDLFLNFLFIAMAWRKKNGGESLSPGASPCRDDEREKVPRGHVPMVTGCGARVVVPVRLLREPCIAELLDMAAQQYGYGQPGVLRIPCDAGHFRRVVDGALHRAD, encoded by the coding sequence ATGTGCTGGCTCGTCCTCATCATCTCTCCGCAGCGCCAACGCCAGAAACCACCGCGCTCGCCGCAGCTCCAGGCCTCCAACGTCGAGGCGATCGACCGGTCTGACGACCTGTTCTTAAACTTCTTATTCATCGCCATGGCATGGAGGAAGAAGAACGGCGGCGAGTCGTTGTCCCCCGGCGCCTCGCCGTGCCGCGACGACGAGCGGGAGAAGGTCCCGAGAGGGCACGTCCCGATGGTCACCGGCTGCGGCGCGCGCGTGGTGGTGCCGGTGAGGCTGCTCCGGGAGCCATGCAtcgcggagctgcttgacatggCGGCGCAGCAGTACGGGTACGGCCAGCCGGGCGTGCTGCGTATCCCGTGCGACGCCGGACATTTCCGCCGGGTCGTCGACGGTGCGCTGCACAGAGCCGACTAG